A portion of the Acidisarcina polymorpha genome contains these proteins:
- a CDS encoding VWA domain-containing protein produces the protein MFRADGQAVPAPDPQSPSVTPSSEPQQGSADTTIRVNTSVVLVPTLVEKKDGSVLYGLTQKDFVVEDNGVPQQVHVDDDLDSQPVSIVIAVEKGGTSLLQFEKIARLGPLLDLFLGDGFGAAALVTFDSQPQLVQDFSSKTGPITSQLRNLEPGDGGAAILDAVRFSIDLLEEQPPERRRILLLISESRDHGSKKTQAKDLIERIGTSNTLVLALTYSASGAEFLNDLKGGGSVGPTMNLLSPLLMAVAAVQKNVARQLAVMSGGEYAPFLKEKGFEDRIEEVAKHARNRYMLSFRPTDKAPGFHTLKVRLSSDYGARLVARTSYWAADEAGVPASP, from the coding sequence TTGTTCAGGGCCGATGGCCAAGCTGTACCCGCTCCCGATCCACAAAGCCCTTCAGTCACGCCGTCGAGCGAGCCGCAGCAGGGATCGGCAGACACTACCATTCGCGTGAACACCAGCGTGGTGCTGGTGCCTACTCTGGTCGAAAAGAAGGATGGCTCGGTCCTGTATGGCCTCACCCAGAAGGACTTTGTTGTTGAAGATAACGGGGTGCCGCAACAGGTCCATGTCGACGACGATCTTGATTCCCAGCCGGTCTCGATCGTTATTGCGGTGGAGAAGGGCGGTACGAGCCTGCTGCAGTTCGAGAAGATTGCCCGGCTCGGTCCACTGCTTGACCTGTTTCTCGGGGATGGCTTTGGCGCCGCGGCGCTCGTCACTTTCGACAGCCAGCCCCAGCTGGTACAAGATTTTTCCTCAAAGACCGGCCCGATTACCAGCCAGCTCCGGAATCTGGAACCGGGAGATGGCGGGGCAGCAATTCTGGATGCAGTCCGGTTCTCCATCGATCTGCTCGAAGAGCAGCCGCCTGAACGCCGTCGCATCCTGCTGCTGATCAGCGAGTCCCGCGATCACGGCAGCAAGAAGACGCAAGCGAAGGACCTCATCGAGCGCATCGGGACGAGCAACACGCTGGTGCTGGCGCTCACCTATTCCGCCTCCGGTGCGGAGTTTCTCAACGATTTGAAAGGCGGCGGCAGTGTTGGTCCGACAATGAACCTGTTGTCTCCGCTGCTTATGGCGGTCGCAGCGGTACAAAAGAATGTGGCGAGGCAGCTGGCGGTGATGAGCGGCGGCGAATATGCACCTTTCCTGAAAGAGAAGGGTTTTGAGGACAGGATCGAGGAGGTCGCCAAACACGCGCGGAATCGTTACATGTTGAGCTTCCGGCCGACCGATAAAGCTCCTGGATTTCATACACTCAAGGTGAGACTCAGCAGCGATTACGGCGCAAGACTGGTGGCCCGGACGAGCTACTGGGCTGCGGATGAGGCTGGTGTTCCCGCTTCACCGTAG
- the mscL gene encoding large conductance mechanosensitive channel protein MscL, translating into MLKGFRDFILRGNVLDLAVAVVIGAAFSAIVNSLVKDLITPLISAIVKVPNFSYLVLNLNGAHITYGNFLDNTISFLLIAASVYFLVVLPINTLLSRMKLTAPKPATKACPECLSDIPAAAKRCSHCGEPVPVAA; encoded by the coding sequence ATGTTGAAAGGTTTTCGCGATTTCATTTTGCGCGGTAACGTCCTCGATCTTGCCGTGGCAGTAGTGATTGGCGCCGCTTTCTCGGCGATCGTCAACTCGCTGGTGAAGGACCTCATTACACCTCTGATATCAGCCATTGTTAAGGTGCCCAACTTTTCCTATCTGGTGCTCAACCTCAACGGCGCCCATATCACCTACGGAAATTTCCTCGATAATACGATTTCCTTTCTGCTGATCGCCGCCTCGGTGTACTTCCTGGTCGTTCTCCCGATCAATACACTGCTGTCGCGAATGAAGCTTACTGCTCCCAAGCCGGCAACTAAAGCCTGCCCCGAGTGTCTAAGCGACATCCCTGCTGCCGCCAAGCGGTGTTCACACTGCGGGGAGCCGGTTCCCGTAGCTGCATAA
- a CDS encoding DUF2393 family protein yields MDEHNARGDQELKFTQSDTEKTSWLPWAIAGAVVLIGLGCIVVFGRRTPAPIGAGPGLAPADPYAVNLPISDVHMSEASNFAGGKVTYLDGKITNQGANVLTGITVQVAFRNELKEVAQKETLPLNLIRTREPYVDTQPVSASPLKPGEQREFRLIFDSVPADWNQQYPEVRVVQVGTG; encoded by the coding sequence ATGGATGAGCACAACGCCCGCGGGGACCAGGAGCTGAAATTCACTCAGTCGGACACCGAAAAGACATCGTGGCTACCGTGGGCAATAGCCGGGGCAGTCGTTCTGATCGGTCTTGGCTGTATCGTTGTTTTTGGTCGACGCACCCCTGCTCCAATTGGCGCGGGGCCGGGTCTGGCGCCGGCCGATCCCTACGCCGTCAATCTGCCGATCAGCGATGTTCACATGAGTGAGGCGAGTAACTTTGCCGGGGGCAAGGTGACTTATCTGGATGGCAAGATTACGAACCAGGGGGCCAACGTCCTCACCGGGATCACGGTTCAGGTGGCTTTTCGCAACGAACTCAAGGAAGTCGCACAGAAAGAGACATTGCCACTGAACCTGATCCGAACCCGGGAACCATACGTGGATACTCAGCCCGTGAGCGCTTCTCCGTTAAAGCCCGGCGAGCAGCGTGAGTTTCGATTGATCTTCGACAGTGTGCCTGCAGACTGGAATCAGCAGTATCCGGAAGTCCGGGTGGTGCAGGTCGGAACCGGTTAA
- a CDS encoding M28 family metallopeptidase, with protein sequence MSLRHFASCCLASTLLGLLPGTAAIAQSGTAPEHENDRKIEQQFLAAPSAKLAGEELKTLSAAPHVAGSKEDYATAQYVEAKFKAAGLQTSIVPYKIWLNLPKEVKIIATAPNGKVLMNGPAPEHVSSDPYQNDPRIVTAFNSSSPSCDLTAEVVYANYGTPEDFKKLKELHVSIKGKLVLVRYGHNYRGVKVYLAQLGGAAGVIIYSDPADDGFSRGNVYPNGPYRPASGVQRGSVGYIFKYPGDATTPGIASDLDLPDAKRTPPEQASAEPTIPATPISWQDAEPILKALGGSPVPKDWQGGLPILYHTGPGGVKVHLVLKQDYAYRTIWDVIGTVDGSTYPDEWVVAGNHRDAWVFGAVDPGSGTAAMLEAVHGIGELLKSGWKPKRKIVFGSWDAEEEGLIGSTEWAEGHASQLEHAVAYLNTDVAVSGPEFSASAVPTLKQFLRDVAKEVPSAKEATVYDQWKADQAATSQAHVNNGFGEKHMNAHITDDVDVGDLGSGSDFTPFFQHLGVPSTDIGSSGAYGVYHSVFDNFAWYTRNADPDFTLLQQQARFFGIEIIKMADAGVLPYDYSTYASEIEAYLQTARKKAEDAGLNELRFDQALAAAQSFATAASNLQKKEKSNMQDISALNQTLIDAEHALLSTEGLPGRPWYKHTIYAPGEFTGYAAIVIPGVNEAIDAKQAQRAEQQMDVLTNALNRAAAILEKAK encoded by the coding sequence GTGTCTTTGCGCCACTTCGCCTCATGTTGCCTCGCCTCAACCCTCCTCGGCTTATTGCCAGGAACTGCTGCAATTGCCCAGTCGGGAACGGCGCCGGAGCACGAAAACGACCGCAAGATTGAACAGCAGTTTCTTGCCGCCCCCAGCGCGAAACTTGCCGGCGAGGAGCTTAAGACGCTCTCCGCCGCCCCCCATGTCGCTGGCTCGAAAGAGGATTACGCGACCGCCCAGTACGTTGAGGCGAAGTTCAAAGCGGCCGGCCTCCAGACCAGCATTGTTCCTTACAAGATCTGGCTCAACCTACCAAAAGAAGTGAAGATTATTGCTACTGCTCCCAATGGCAAGGTCCTCATGAATGGCCCTGCACCCGAGCATGTGTCGAGTGATCCTTATCAGAACGATCCCCGCATCGTTACCGCCTTCAACAGCTCTTCGCCTTCGTGCGACCTGACTGCCGAGGTAGTCTATGCCAACTATGGGACGCCGGAAGATTTCAAGAAACTCAAGGAACTGCACGTCAGCATTAAGGGAAAGCTGGTTCTGGTTCGCTACGGCCATAACTATCGTGGGGTGAAAGTCTATCTCGCCCAGCTCGGTGGTGCTGCGGGAGTTATCATCTATAGCGATCCCGCCGATGACGGCTTTAGCCGAGGGAACGTCTATCCAAACGGCCCTTACCGGCCTGCTTCAGGTGTCCAACGCGGATCGGTAGGGTACATCTTTAAATACCCCGGGGATGCGACCACCCCTGGCATTGCTTCCGATCTCGACCTTCCCGACGCGAAGCGAACACCGCCCGAACAGGCCAGCGCGGAGCCTACAATTCCCGCGACACCCATCTCGTGGCAGGATGCCGAGCCGATCCTTAAAGCCCTCGGCGGTTCACCTGTCCCCAAGGATTGGCAAGGCGGATTGCCGATCCTGTACCACACCGGCCCTGGCGGAGTAAAAGTCCATCTCGTGCTCAAACAGGACTACGCCTATCGCACCATATGGGACGTCATCGGCACCGTCGATGGCAGCACCTATCCCGACGAGTGGGTAGTAGCCGGCAATCACCGCGACGCCTGGGTCTTCGGGGCGGTGGATCCTGGAAGCGGCACCGCCGCCATGCTCGAGGCCGTCCACGGAATTGGCGAACTGCTCAAGTCCGGCTGGAAGCCAAAGCGGAAAATCGTCTTTGGCAGCTGGGATGCGGAAGAAGAGGGCCTGATCGGCTCAACGGAATGGGCGGAGGGCCACGCCAGCCAGCTCGAGCACGCAGTCGCCTATTTGAATACGGATGTCGCTGTGTCCGGCCCGGAGTTCTCGGCGTCTGCGGTGCCGACACTCAAACAATTCCTGCGCGACGTTGCCAAAGAAGTTCCGAGCGCCAAAGAAGCCACGGTCTATGACCAGTGGAAGGCCGACCAGGCAGCGACGTCCCAAGCCCACGTCAATAATGGCTTTGGAGAAAAGCACATGAATGCTCACATCACCGACGATGTCGACGTTGGTGATCTCGGCAGCGGCTCTGACTTCACCCCTTTCTTCCAGCATCTCGGCGTACCGTCCACGGACATAGGCTCCTCGGGCGCTTACGGCGTCTATCACTCCGTCTTTGATAACTTCGCTTGGTACACCAGGAACGCCGACCCGGATTTCACCCTGCTGCAGCAGCAAGCGCGCTTCTTCGGGATCGAGATCATCAAGATGGCCGATGCCGGAGTGTTGCCGTATGACTACTCCACCTACGCCAGTGAGATCGAGGCCTATCTACAAACGGCCAGGAAGAAAGCCGAAGATGCAGGACTCAATGAGCTTAGGTTTGACCAGGCTCTCGCCGCAGCCCAGAGCTTCGCGACGGCGGCATCGAATCTGCAGAAGAAAGAGAAGTCCAATATGCAGGACATCTCCGCGCTCAACCAGACCCTGATCGACGCTGAACATGCGTTGCTCTCGACGGAAGGCTTGCCGGGGCGTCCCTGGTATAAACACACCATCTACGCCCCTGGCGAGTTCACCGGCTATGCGGCTATCGTGATTCCTGGCGTCAATGAAGCAATCGACGCCAAGCAAGCGCAACGCGCCGAGCAGCAGATGGATGTCTTGACCAACGCTTTGAACCGGGCGGCAGCTATCCTCGAGAAAGCCAAGTAG
- a CDS encoding tautomerase family protein, producing the protein MPFVRISLKEGRSAEDREAIADCVHTALVEAIGIPVDDRFQVVTEYGSGGVGSQLFYNANYLGVQRTDGIVFVQIFLRKGRSVEAKKALYLRVVDLLSERVKIRPEDVLITLSENDAADWSFGNGIAQYA; encoded by the coding sequence ATGCCGTTTGTGAGGATTTCGTTGAAGGAGGGCCGTTCCGCAGAGGATCGGGAAGCGATTGCGGACTGCGTCCATACGGCGTTAGTAGAAGCGATCGGAATTCCGGTAGATGATCGTTTCCAAGTGGTCACGGAGTATGGCTCCGGTGGCGTAGGAAGTCAGCTGTTCTACAACGCGAATTACCTCGGAGTGCAACGGACGGATGGTATCGTCTTCGTTCAGATCTTCTTGCGCAAGGGCCGCTCTGTCGAAGCAAAGAAGGCCTTGTACCTGAGAGTTGTCGATCTGCTCTCTGAGCGGGTCAAGATTCGTCCAGAAGATGTCTTGATCACCCTCAGTGAAAACGACGCTGCGGACTGGTCGTTCGGGAACGGAATCGCCCAGTACGCTTAA
- a CDS encoding permease, translated as MHPPSIVNLRKKSLLRGALLVLGSLILAFVWAGYPEAHANPRLILPVIVAFLGTADTMRCLRLKWSFYHAGVMLLIYMDIMALAMILFLLLYPYDGWLM; from the coding sequence ATGCACCCTCCCAGCATCGTCAACCTTCGAAAGAAGTCGCTATTGCGAGGCGCGCTGCTGGTTCTCGGCAGCCTGATCCTGGCATTCGTCTGGGCTGGGTACCCGGAGGCGCATGCCAACCCTAGGCTGATCCTGCCGGTGATCGTCGCCTTCCTCGGCACTGCCGACACGATGCGTTGCCTTCGCCTGAAATGGAGCTTCTACCATGCCGGCGTAATGCTGCTGATCTACATGGACATCATGGCTCTAGCCATGATTCTGTTCCTGCTGCTCTATCCCTATGACGGCTGGCTGATGTAG
- a CDS encoding OmpA family protein has translation MVVKQTTWLLSTALAVPLLASETTLSSVAQTAPAPSAADASQTSAISQAQPNTASQPSPTDSKTYATGQPLSVQSNEGFWGHLNPFARKKWVNRQVNPVKDRLNELDQLSAKNGNDIKDVDQRAQAGIHQAQSTADQASQQAASANSTASQAQQLAQQSGTRTQQLGSTVANLDQYQTVSDTEIHFRPGQLALNSKAKDALDGIASQLQGQKGYLIEVQGYSRAKGQAGIQSSEKLANAVVRYLVEDHQVPVYRVHVLGMGNAALQSSDNSTTTGNATTGSVVHVTLVQNSLAALNSSGSSGSSPIGATQQPANGQSPRSAPSSPSAPQQQ, from the coding sequence TTGGTAGTTAAGCAAACAACCTGGCTGCTCAGCACGGCACTGGCAGTGCCACTTCTAGCGTCAGAGACGACTTTGTCGAGTGTCGCCCAAACTGCTCCCGCTCCGAGCGCTGCTGACGCGTCGCAAACGTCGGCTATATCACAGGCGCAGCCGAATACGGCTTCACAGCCTAGTCCGACAGATTCGAAGACGTACGCGACTGGACAGCCTTTATCAGTTCAGTCGAATGAGGGCTTCTGGGGACATTTGAACCCTTTCGCCCGCAAAAAATGGGTAAATCGGCAAGTGAATCCGGTGAAAGACCGGCTCAATGAGCTCGACCAGTTAAGCGCGAAGAACGGCAACGATATCAAGGATGTAGATCAGCGGGCACAAGCGGGAATTCATCAGGCTCAAAGCACTGCCGATCAGGCTAGCCAGCAGGCTGCCAGTGCGAACTCGACGGCTTCACAAGCCCAGCAACTCGCGCAGCAATCGGGAACGAGGACCCAGCAGCTTGGGTCAACGGTCGCAAATCTTGATCAGTACCAGACCGTCAGCGACACTGAAATTCATTTTCGTCCCGGGCAGCTTGCATTGAATAGCAAAGCAAAAGATGCGCTGGATGGGATCGCCTCGCAGCTCCAGGGGCAAAAAGGTTATTTGATTGAGGTTCAAGGATATAGCCGTGCGAAGGGGCAGGCGGGTATACAGAGTTCGGAGAAGTTGGCCAACGCTGTCGTTCGGTATCTCGTAGAAGATCATCAAGTTCCGGTCTATCGCGTTCACGTTCTCGGAATGGGGAATGCGGCACTGCAAAGTTCTGACAATTCAACGACCACGGGCAATGCAACCACCGGCAGTGTGGTTCATGTAACGCTGGTTCAAAACAGTTTAGCGGCCTTGAACTCGTCCGGTTCGTCCGGCAGTTCACCGATCGGCGCCACGCAGCAGCCCGCAAACGGGCAATCTCCTCGGAGTGCTCCGTCGTCCCCTTCGGCACCACAACAACAATAA
- the mtnA gene encoding S-methyl-5-thioribose-1-phosphate isomerase, translated as MIPTLEWTAEGVRFLDQTRLPLEETYVLATTYNQIADVITTMVVRGAPAIGVSAAMGVAIGVQKSPATSIAALDADFEVIAKTLASTRPTAVNLFWGIERMRRRYNALKAEGKNLEEIRQGLIAEACRMYDEDIAACRTMGAHGASLMPQSGSVLTHCNAGALATCGYGSALGVIRAAVEQGHEIHVYADETRPFLQGARLTAWELMHDGIPTTVLCDNMAASLMRQGKIQAVIVGADRIAANGDVANKIGTYGVAVLAKEHGIPFYVAAPWSTIDLATAHGDDIPIEQRAAVEVTHHAGKQLTPHGVGIENPAFDVTPSKYITAIVTERGVLRAPFEESLADFELATPLRA; from the coding sequence ATGATTCCTACGCTTGAATGGACCGCCGAAGGCGTCCGCTTTCTCGATCAAACCCGTCTGCCGCTCGAAGAGACTTACGTGCTGGCAACCACCTATAACCAGATCGCCGACGTCATCACCACCATGGTCGTCCGCGGAGCACCGGCGATCGGCGTCAGCGCCGCGATGGGCGTCGCCATTGGGGTTCAGAAAAGTCCGGCCACGAGTATTGCTGCACTCGACGCAGATTTCGAAGTCATTGCGAAGACGCTTGCTTCAACCCGGCCCACTGCCGTCAATCTCTTCTGGGGCATCGAGCGCATGCGCCGGCGTTACAACGCCTTGAAGGCCGAAGGGAAAAATCTGGAGGAGATCCGCCAGGGGTTGATCGCTGAAGCCTGCCGGATGTATGACGAAGACATCGCCGCCTGTCGCACGATGGGCGCGCACGGCGCAAGCCTGATGCCGCAATCCGGTTCAGTGCTGACCCATTGCAATGCAGGCGCCCTCGCCACATGCGGGTATGGAAGCGCCCTAGGGGTCATCCGCGCCGCCGTCGAGCAGGGACATGAGATTCACGTCTACGCTGACGAGACCCGGCCGTTCCTGCAGGGTGCCCGCCTCACCGCCTGGGAGCTGATGCACGACGGCATACCGACCACCGTCCTCTGCGACAACATGGCCGCGAGCCTGATGCGGCAGGGAAAGATCCAAGCCGTCATCGTCGGCGCCGACCGCATTGCCGCCAATGGAGACGTCGCCAACAAGATCGGCACCTACGGGGTCGCCGTGCTTGCAAAAGAGCACGGAATTCCCTTCTACGTGGCAGCGCCGTGGTCAACTATTGATCTCGCAACCGCCCACGGAGACGACATCCCCATCGAACAGCGGGCGGCCGTCGAGGTCACTCATCATGCCGGCAAGCAACTCACTCCGCACGGAGTCGGCATCGAAAACCCTGCCTTCGATGTAACTCCTTCCAAATACATAACCGCAATCGTTACAGAACGAGGAGTTCTCCGCGCACCCTTTGAAGAATCCCTCGCTGACTTCGAGCTAGCGACGCCGCTTCGCGCGTAG
- the kdsA gene encoding 3-deoxy-8-phosphooctulonate synthase, whose amino-acid sequence MIQDFEIATVPVGRVGGKSRLFLIAGPCVIESEAHVRLMADAIQRITSDLNVPYIFKASYDKANRTSVHSFRGPGLIEGTRILRRLAEATGLPVLTDVHEPAHCEIAAEAVDVLQIPAFLCRQTDLLVAAGRTGRAVNVKKGQFVAPWDMEHTVQKVTSTGNPRVFLTERGTSFGYNNLVVDMRSLAIMRTLAPVVFDGTHSVQTPSSANGVSGGQPEFIPLLARAAVAAGIDGLFLEVHDNPAAAKSDGANALNLRDLRPLLETLLEIHDAAGV is encoded by the coding sequence GTGATCCAAGACTTCGAAATTGCGACAGTTCCAGTGGGGCGCGTTGGCGGGAAATCCAGGCTGTTCCTCATTGCCGGACCTTGCGTCATCGAGAGTGAGGCCCACGTCCGGCTGATGGCTGACGCCATCCAGCGCATCACCTCCGACCTCAACGTTCCTTACATCTTCAAGGCCTCCTACGACAAGGCCAATCGCACCTCCGTTCACAGCTTTCGCGGGCCCGGATTGATCGAAGGCACTCGCATCCTTCGTCGTCTTGCCGAGGCTACAGGATTGCCGGTTCTCACCGACGTCCACGAACCAGCCCACTGTGAAATAGCCGCCGAGGCCGTGGATGTTCTCCAGATTCCCGCCTTCCTCTGCCGTCAGACCGATCTTCTGGTTGCGGCTGGCCGCACCGGGCGCGCTGTCAATGTCAAAAAAGGGCAGTTCGTCGCGCCATGGGACATGGAGCACACCGTCCAGAAAGTGACCTCCACGGGCAATCCGCGGGTCTTCTTAACGGAACGCGGAACCAGCTTCGGCTACAACAATCTGGTCGTCGATATGCGATCGCTAGCCATTATGCGGACTTTAGCGCCGGTGGTCTTCGACGGGACCCATTCGGTGCAAACGCCTTCTTCCGCCAACGGAGTGTCGGGCGGCCAACCTGAATTCATCCCCTTGCTGGCGCGTGCGGCGGTCGCGGCGGGCATTGATGGATTATTTTTGGAGGTCCACGACAACCCCGCCGCAGCGAAATCCGACGGCGCCAATGCTCTGAATCTCCGCGATCTTCGTCCGCTCCTGGAGACGCTCCTCGAAATCCATGACGCTGCGGGGGTCTGA
- a CDS encoding DHA2 family efflux MFS transporter permease subunit: MAAAAAVNPELKAQWRPKTNPWIIAATVALAAFMEVLDTSIANVALPHIAGNLGASGDESTWVLTAYLVSNAIVLPMGGWAASVIGRKNFFMSCIVIFTVSSFLCGIASSLGLLLLFRVFQGAGGGGLQPMAQAIMADSFEPSKRGLAFALYGLVAVLAPSIGPALGGWITDNYSWHWIFYINIPVGILAFVLTSRLVEDPPFAKSDRKNLFKLDYVGLSLLVIAMGSLQIGLDKGEEKDWFGSNFIRGFGIAFAISFVALMIWEWYKKDPLIDVRLFKFKNFAVCCFLMLLTGGFLNATTVLQPQFLQQTIGYTATNAGFSLTAGGFALLFMVAIAGQLVGRFPARNIIITGFALFAVGYYFSATHLNLGISFYTASILRVLQVIAIPLVFIAVTTAAYFGLPSEKNNQVSGLINFARNIGGSILISITNAIVTESGLWHQNQMRKYLTPTDPYFHNRISALKDFFTTSAGKANAETLAQGRIYNQLNTQATALAYVDVFWILFAAALLMIPLTFLLDKNNPREQKGEIRME, from the coding sequence ATGGCAGCGGCCGCGGCAGTGAATCCAGAGCTCAAGGCGCAATGGCGGCCGAAGACCAATCCGTGGATCATCGCGGCCACGGTCGCACTTGCGGCCTTCATGGAGGTGCTCGACACCTCGATCGCCAACGTGGCGCTTCCTCACATTGCCGGCAATCTCGGCGCCAGCGGGGATGAGAGCACATGGGTGCTGACCGCCTACCTGGTCTCGAACGCAATCGTCCTGCCGATGGGCGGCTGGGCGGCTAGTGTCATTGGACGTAAAAACTTTTTTATGTCCTGCATCGTGATCTTCACCGTAAGTTCCTTTCTTTGCGGGATAGCCTCCAGCCTTGGCCTGCTTTTGCTTTTTCGCGTTTTTCAGGGGGCGGGCGGCGGCGGTCTGCAGCCGATGGCGCAGGCAATCATGGCCGATTCCTTTGAGCCCTCGAAACGAGGCCTGGCATTCGCTCTCTATGGACTGGTAGCGGTGCTGGCTCCGTCGATTGGCCCGGCGCTGGGCGGATGGATCACAGACAACTACAGCTGGCATTGGATTTTCTACATCAACATCCCGGTTGGCATCCTGGCATTTGTCCTCACCAGCCGCCTGGTCGAGGATCCTCCTTTCGCGAAGTCCGACCGCAAGAACCTCTTCAAATTGGATTATGTCGGGCTTTCGCTGCTGGTCATCGCGATGGGCTCGTTGCAGATTGGCCTCGATAAGGGCGAAGAAAAGGACTGGTTTGGATCGAACTTCATTCGCGGGTTCGGGATTGCTTTTGCAATCTCCTTCGTCGCCCTGATGATCTGGGAGTGGTACAAGAAAGATCCACTCATCGACGTCCGGCTTTTCAAGTTCAAGAACTTCGCCGTCTGTTGCTTTCTGATGCTGCTGACGGGCGGATTCCTGAATGCTACGACCGTACTTCAGCCCCAATTCCTGCAGCAGACGATTGGGTACACCGCAACCAATGCCGGCTTCTCTTTGACTGCTGGTGGTTTCGCGCTTCTGTTCATGGTGGCGATCGCAGGCCAGCTGGTCGGGCGCTTTCCGGCGCGCAACATTATCATTACCGGGTTCGCCTTGTTCGCGGTGGGGTATTACTTTTCGGCGACGCACCTGAACCTTGGGATCAGTTTTTATACCGCATCGATCCTGCGCGTGCTTCAGGTGATCGCGATTCCGTTGGTGTTTATTGCGGTCACCACGGCCGCCTATTTCGGCTTGCCTTCAGAGAAGAACAACCAGGTGTCGGGGCTCATCAATTTTGCGCGGAACATCGGCGGCAGCATCCTTATTTCGATTACCAACGCGATCGTAACGGAGAGCGGCCTGTGGCATCAGAACCAGATGCGGAAGTACCTGACCCCAACCGATCCTTACTTCCACAATCGGATTAGCGCGCTTAAGGATTTCTTCACCACCTCGGCAGGGAAGGCGAATGCCGAAACGCTGGCGCAGGGCCGGATTTATAACCAGCTGAATACGCAAGCCACGGCCCTGGCCTATGTCGATGTCTTCTGGATTCTCTTTGCGGCCGCGCTTCTGATGATCCCGCTGACTTTCCTGCTGGATAAAAACAATCCCCGCGAGCAAAAGGGCGAGATTAGGATGGAATAG
- a CDS encoding dienelactone hydrolase family protein, which produces MSETTKLSSNDGFELGAYVARPAGEAIGGLVVIQEIFGVNKHIQSVADGYAKDGFLVVAPAIFDRAEKNVQLSYEGDDTKKAYDLMKKTEIPKALEDIQAALDFVRAQTGKKAGTIGYCLGGLLSWLSATRLNPDASVGYYAGGIGNFAEETPKAPVMLHFGRKDSHIPAEQGEKVKSLHPEVEVFWYDDADHAFNRDVGATYNPQAAKLARERSLAFLKKNLT; this is translated from the coding sequence ATGAGTGAGACAACGAAGTTAAGTTCAAATGACGGATTTGAACTGGGTGCCTATGTTGCACGTCCGGCCGGCGAAGCGATCGGCGGGTTGGTAGTGATTCAGGAGATTTTTGGTGTGAATAAGCATATCCAATCGGTGGCCGACGGCTATGCGAAGGATGGATTCCTGGTCGTCGCGCCGGCTATCTTTGATCGGGCCGAGAAGAATGTGCAGTTGAGTTATGAGGGCGATGATACGAAGAAGGCCTACGATCTCATGAAGAAGACTGAAATCCCGAAGGCGCTTGAAGACATCCAGGCGGCGCTTGACTTTGTGCGGGCGCAAACCGGAAAGAAGGCGGGAACGATCGGCTATTGCCTGGGCGGATTATTGTCCTGGTTGAGCGCGACCCGGCTGAACCCGGATGCGTCGGTCGGCTACTATGCGGGGGGCATCGGCAACTTCGCCGAGGAGACGCCCAAGGCTCCGGTGATGCTGCACTTCGGACGGAAGGATTCGCATATCCCCGCAGAGCAGGGCGAAAAGGTCAAGAGCCTTCACCCCGAGGTCGAGGTCTTCTGGTACGACGATGCGGACCACGCCTTCAATCGTGATGTAGGCGCGACGTACAATCCACAGGCAGCCAAGCTTGCCCGGGAACGTTCCCTGGCCTTTCTCAAGAAGAATCTCACCTAA
- a CDS encoding c-type cytochrome produces MKVLVVLAPILLFGSMALGDDKPAPFQVPADLVGKTNPVKPTPEGLAHAKKMWGYDCAICHGPGGEGKGDLTSSMKTPIKNFTDPAALQAMSDGELYYIIKAGKGEMPPEGDRAKPDDLWNMVALVRSYAKK; encoded by the coding sequence ATGAAAGTTCTCGTGGTTTTAGCTCCGATCCTGCTGTTCGGATCGATGGCGCTTGGTGACGATAAGCCTGCTCCTTTCCAGGTACCCGCCGATCTGGTCGGTAAGACCAATCCGGTCAAACCCACTCCGGAGGGTCTCGCCCATGCGAAAAAAATGTGGGGTTACGACTGCGCTATCTGTCATGGGCCGGGGGGCGAGGGCAAGGGGGATCTGACCTCGTCAATGAAGACCCCCATCAAGAACTTCACCGACCCTGCCGCACTCCAGGCCATGTCTGATGGAGAGTTGTACTACATCATCAAGGCCGGGAAAGGTGAGATGCCACCGGAAGGGGACCGCGCGAAGCCGGACGATCTTTGGAACATGGTGGCGCTCGTACGTTCTTACGCCAAGAAGTAG